From a region of the Cyprinus carpio isolate SPL01 chromosome A18, ASM1834038v1, whole genome shotgun sequence genome:
- the ctxn2 gene encoding cortexin-2 has translation MCSVHYNHSLTAMSGSDIMAYSLSLEQKTAFAFVGMLLVFLGLLIVRCFRILLDPYSSMPSSSWGDGVEGLEKGTFEYALT, from the coding sequence ATGTGTAGCGTTCACTATAACCACAGCCTAACTGCCATGAGCGGGAGTGACATCATGGCCTATTCTCTGAGTCTGGAGCAGAAGACGGCGTTTGCATTCGTGGGGATGTTGCTGGTGTTTCTCGGCCTGTTGATCGTCAGGTGTTTCCGAATCCTGCTGGACCCTTACAGTAGCATGCCATCCTCCAGCTGGGGCGACGGAGTGGAGGGCCTGGAAAAAGGGACGTTTGAATACGCTCTCACCTGA